The sequence CGGGGTTGCCGTTTTCATCTTTCTTAAAGTTGATCAGGTGGTCGTCACTGCTTTTCATCTGATTAAACCACAGGCTGTATGAATGTTCAAGAAAACCTTTGACCTCCCTGCCCGTCAGTTCCATAGTATAAAGCAGGTTTTCAAACTTGTAGAGCTTGAACATGTCGCGCACAAAGACCTCCCCTTTATCAATTTTTGTGTCAAATGATAAAGGTGCTGCAAAGGATATGTCGGCTTTTGTCAGATCCAGCTGAATTGCATGGATAAGATCCATAAACGGGGAATCCCCGAACATCGATTCTCTTGTTGAAATTGTCTCGGTAAAGTTCCCGATCGGTTTTGCAACATAGGTTTTTACCTCTTCCATTGCAGGGGTAAACTTCTGCATGAACTCTTCATCCGGCTTATAGCTCTTAATTTCAACTATATTTCCCCTGGCCTGTTCTTTTTTCCAGCTTTTTGAGGCTTTGTCATAGTTAAGTATGAGGTCGGCTTCGGCAACAGTCCGGGCGTCATTATTGGGCCCGAGTAAAAGTACGTCAAGTCCTTCCGGGTTTTTAACATTCTTATTCCAGATCTTGTGGTCATGCCCCGTAAAGACAACGTCAAATCCCGGCACCCTTTCGGCTACCAGCTCCGATGCGTTTTCGTTTTTCGGCATGTCTGCCGTCTGGTTATTATAATTAAACTCCACGCCCGCGTGGAAAAGTCCAACCATAATATCCGGATGCTCTTTTTCCTTAATTATTTTTACCCATTTCTGAGCGGTCTTAATCATGTCCTCAAATTCCATCCCGGCCCATATCTTCTCCGGCAGCCAGTTTGGTATGGCAGGCGTAATCATTCCCAGAACTGCTATCTTTACACCCTTGCGGTTTATTACGGTATAAGGCTTAAAGTAGGGTTCGCCCGACTTTTTATTGACTGCATTTGCCGCCATCCAGGGGAATTTGAACTCCTTATTTATCCTGTCGTATACCGGGTGGCCGGTCTCAATGTCGTGATTGCCTACAGAGGCCGCATCGTAGCGCATGAAGTTCATGACTTCTGAAAGTATGTGCGGCACGTCTGTCTTTTCAAAGTTGTAGTAGTAAACTACAGGCTGTCCCTGCAGTATGTCCCCGTTATCAAGAAGGACAACTTCCTGGCTCTTATCAGCCCTTTGCTCTTTTACAAAAGAACAAACCTGCGCAAGTGAAGTGCTACTGGGTCTGTTATTGCGGAAATCAAAGGGGAATACCGCCCCGTGGACGTCGCTTGTCTCCAGTATCCTGAGCTTTACGCTCTGGGCAGCAAGAAAGCCCGAAAGGAAAATATTTAATGAAATAAGTATGTAAAAGAACGCGGTCTTCGGAATATATTTTTTCATAAGAGTATCAGCTTCTCCTGAAAGTTAAAAGTAATGGTTAAATATCTGTCTATCCGATTATGATTTCATCGAGTGATCTTTTGGGTACGTGGTGAGTGCCGTCTTCACTTCTCCAGTAGCGTACTTCTCCTGAAGGGGGCATTTCCTCTATGACTACATTTTCTTTCGGTTTTCCGATGGCAAGAACAAGAAGTATCTCCAGATGCTCCGGAATATTCAGAACTTCACGCAGTTTCTGCTTTTGAACTGAGGCAATCATGCATCCGCCTAAGCCTTTTTCTGCTGCACCAAGCATTATGCTCTGGGCTGAGATGCCCTGGTCGCTTCCGAAAGTTCTGCCTACTGAGGTGTCTCCAAGCATTACTATATATGCCGAAGGCCTCTCGCCTTCAATGGGCCCCGGCCAGTCCTTTAAGTATCCCGCCCAGGCAAGGCATGGGAATATTTCGCTGTTAAGCTTGCTGTTGTTTGAAAGTATGTACTTAAGAGGCTGAAGGTTGCTGGCTGAAGCTGAAAGACGGGCCAGGTCCACTAGTTCGGTCAGTGTCTGCCTGCTTACAACTTCATTTTGAAAAAATCTTCTGTATGTGCGGTTTTTAAGTATTAAATCCTTAAACACTATTTCTCCGTTGATTTATTTAAGTCTTCTCCCTTTGAACCTGAGGCCGATTTGCGCTCAATAATTTCAAGCATTGTTTTGGCAAGTTCTTCGGGAATAATTTTTGTATAAAGAAAACGGCTGCCGACGCAGCCTAAGGCTCCAAGTGTGCATGCAAAGGGCAGAAGATACTTCAGGCTGAATTCAGGCCAGAAGTAAACTACGGGCGCCCAGCCGATAAAAATTGCGAGTGTATTAAGAAAGACCGTCCTTATGGCTATTTTGCCCG comes from Ignavibacteria bacterium and encodes:
- a CDS encoding nitroreductase family protein, encoding MFKDLILKNRTYRRFFQNEVVSRQTLTELVDLARLSASASNLQPLKYILSNNSKLNSEIFPCLAWAGYLKDWPGPIEGERPSAYIVMLGDTSVGRTFGSDQGISAQSIMLGAAEKGLGGCMIASVQKQKLREVLNIPEHLEILLVLAIGKPKENVVIEEMPPSGEVRYWRSEDGTHHVPKRSLDEIIIG
- a CDS encoding bifunctional metallophosphatase/5'-nucleotidase — translated: MKKYIPKTAFFYILISLNIFLSGFLAAQSVKLRILETSDVHGAVFPFDFRNNRPSSTSLAQVCSFVKEQRADKSQEVVLLDNGDILQGQPVVYYYNFEKTDVPHILSEVMNFMRYDAASVGNHDIETGHPVYDRINKEFKFPWMAANAVNKKSGEPYFKPYTVINRKGVKIAVLGMITPAIPNWLPEKIWAGMEFEDMIKTAQKWVKIIKEKEHPDIMVGLFHAGVEFNYNNQTADMPKNENASELVAERVPGFDVVFTGHDHKIWNKNVKNPEGLDVLLLGPNNDARTVAEADLILNYDKASKSWKKEQARGNIVEIKSYKPDEEFMQKFTPAMEEVKTYVAKPIGNFTETISTRESMFGDSPFMDLIHAIQLDLTKADISFAAPLSFDTKIDKGEVFVRDMFKLYKFENLLYTMELTGREVKGFLEHSYSLWFNQMKSSDDHLINFKKDENGNPVKNTKENIYELKAPYYNFDCAAGIIYTVDVSKPEGERVNIISMADGTPFDMNKTYKAAVNSYRGNGGGGHLVEGAKIPKDELSGRIITSTEKDLRFYLMKWIEKEKTVTPRAFGNWKVIPEEWYQKGKEKDYNLLYNSRHSD